A region of Candidatus Protochlamydia phocaeensis DNA encodes the following proteins:
- the rnr gene encoding ribonuclease R, which yields MVKNSKKSKKKELPVRSAKEEKLFQNLLKITEQFMGGKSFMPLSEQELMQRLSLPPQHETIFKDVLAKLLELGLIEESNERFSWKKSRTDVVTGVLKMHPRGFGFVQLESKVIYDQDIFIPKHLTKNAVDGDIVEVLVNQEMISDKGPEGKVIAILSRARTHMAGIIHHVDMDGSFIAHVPLLGAQQRVVVQPTDEHPLRMGDRIVMEVIDWGSKETETLCRFSHFLGHISDPSCDISAAIEEFELRSDFPHAVVEEALKLGKQVSRADIQAREDLRHLTTFTIDPDTAKDFDDALSLTKNKDGTYNLGVHIADVSHYVKPGTALDAEAQERCNSTYFPGVCIPMLPGALSENLCSLKPNVNRLTVSVLMHLDEKGQVLSYRMVRSVIRSAKRFTYKEAKKVLDGKKESPHAATLALMVEVCRLLKQRRYDRGSIEFALPELVVLVDEKGTPYGTDYITYDITHQMVEEFMLKANEMVALHLYEHGKNLTYRVHEEPAEENLRDFSLLAAAFGFRVPDNPSTRDLQKLFEEAGETSYSNYLASSYIRRMRLAAYSPENIGHYGLSLTHYCHFTSPIRRYVDLVVHRILFGESDEFEYLQHIASRCSEQERISAKAENSVVILKKLRLLQKMHQEDPYKQYDAIITRVKNFGVYFEILDLLLEGFIHISDLEEDYFVYEEELMRLRGTRRGGLYSPGDRMAVVLQNVDFISQETKWYIVSTQHSEQALKPQKQHKKAPKKKTGPSLLKKWSGKKAKGKHNDSKKKTDKKAKKRKSRR from the coding sequence ATGGTAAAAAATAGCAAAAAGTCAAAAAAAAAGGAACTTCCTGTCAGAAGCGCCAAAGAAGAGAAATTATTTCAAAATTTATTAAAGATCACAGAGCAGTTCATGGGAGGCAAAAGCTTTATGCCTCTGAGCGAACAAGAGCTCATGCAACGCCTTTCTCTTCCTCCGCAACATGAGACTATTTTTAAAGACGTCCTGGCCAAGCTTCTTGAATTGGGTTTAATAGAAGAAAGCAACGAGCGCTTCTCTTGGAAAAAATCCCGCACGGATGTGGTCACCGGCGTCCTAAAAATGCATCCCCGCGGTTTTGGTTTTGTCCAGCTCGAAAGCAAAGTCATCTATGACCAAGATATTTTTATTCCCAAGCACTTAACCAAAAATGCCGTTGATGGCGACATTGTTGAAGTCCTCGTCAATCAAGAAATGATATCGGATAAAGGCCCGGAAGGAAAAGTCATTGCCATCTTGTCGCGTGCGCGCACGCATATGGCTGGTATCATTCATCACGTGGACATGGACGGATCTTTTATTGCCCACGTTCCCCTGCTAGGAGCCCAACAGCGCGTGGTCGTCCAACCAACAGACGAGCACCCCCTGCGCATGGGGGACCGCATTGTCATGGAAGTCATCGACTGGGGATCTAAGGAAACAGAAACCCTTTGCCGCTTTTCCCATTTTTTAGGCCATATATCAGACCCTTCCTGCGATATTTCCGCCGCCATTGAAGAGTTTGAGCTTCGGAGCGATTTTCCACATGCCGTCGTTGAAGAGGCCTTAAAACTAGGCAAACAAGTTTCGCGTGCAGATATCCAAGCAAGAGAAGACCTGCGCCATTTGACCACGTTTACCATTGATCCCGATACAGCCAAAGACTTTGACGATGCGTTAAGCCTAACCAAAAATAAAGATGGCACCTACAATTTAGGCGTCCACATTGCCGATGTTTCCCATTACGTCAAGCCGGGAACGGCCCTCGATGCGGAAGCGCAGGAAAGATGCAACTCCACTTACTTTCCAGGTGTGTGCATTCCCATGCTTCCCGGAGCCCTTTCCGAAAATCTTTGCAGCTTAAAACCAAATGTCAATCGTTTAACAGTTTCAGTCTTAATGCACCTAGATGAAAAAGGGCAAGTCTTAAGCTATCGCATGGTCCGCTCAGTCATCCGAAGCGCTAAACGCTTTACATACAAAGAAGCCAAAAAGGTCCTGGATGGAAAAAAAGAGAGCCCTCATGCAGCGACGCTTGCTTTGATGGTCGAAGTCTGCCGGTTGCTTAAGCAAAGGCGCTACGATAGAGGAAGCATTGAATTTGCCTTGCCGGAACTTGTCGTCCTTGTAGATGAAAAAGGCACGCCTTATGGAACCGATTATATTACGTATGATATTACCCACCAAATGGTGGAAGAGTTTATGCTCAAAGCCAATGAAATGGTAGCTTTGCACCTTTACGAACACGGCAAGAACCTAACCTATCGTGTTCACGAAGAACCTGCGGAAGAGAACCTGCGCGATTTTAGTCTCCTAGCAGCTGCGTTTGGCTTTCGCGTGCCTGATAATCCTTCCACGCGAGATCTGCAAAAATTATTTGAAGAAGCAGGCGAGACGTCTTACAGTAATTATCTTGCTTCCAGCTATATTAGACGCATGCGCCTGGCCGCTTATTCGCCAGAAAATATTGGCCATTATGGCTTAAGCCTGACGCATTATTGCCATTTCACAAGTCCAATCCGCCGCTATGTCGATCTTGTCGTTCACCGCATTCTATTTGGAGAATCGGATGAATTCGAATACCTGCAGCACATCGCCAGCCGCTGTTCAGAGCAAGAACGCATCAGCGCTAAAGCGGAAAACAGCGTCGTCATTTTAAAGAAGCTGCGCTTGCTTCAAAAAATGCATCAAGAAGATCCCTACAAACAATATGATGCCATTATTACACGTGTTAAAAACTTTGGCGTTTATTTTGAAATCTTGGATCTTCTCTTGGAAGGCTTTATCCACATTTCAGATTTAGAAGAAGATTACTTTGTTTACGAGGAAGAATTGATGCGCCTGCGAGGAACGCGTAGAGGAGGGTTATATTCTCCGGGCGACCGCATGGCCGTTGTCTTGCAAAACGTTGATTTTATTTCGCAAGAGACTAAATGGTACATTGTTTCTACGCAGCATTCCGAGCAGGCTTTAAAGCCCCAAAAGCAACATAAGAAAGCGCCAAAGAAAAAAACCGGGCCCTCCTTATTGAAAAAATGGTCGGGCAAAAAAGCTAAGGGCAAGCACAACGACTCAAAAAAGAAAACGGACAAAAAAGCTAAAAAGAGAAAATCGAGACGATAA